Proteins found in one Trichoplusia ni isolate ovarian cell line Hi5 chromosome 14, tn1, whole genome shotgun sequence genomic segment:
- the LOC113500680 gene encoding U3 small nucleolar RNA-associated protein 18 homolog codes for MKRKSSTLQEDEERVSQLLFNKSQKLVDSLNPKLEEEQELNLTPAWVDEDDENISAKSDVNTKSAILYKEKLKQKYENLMGTPSWAKLNDKSKEEDDNEDEILRTVGHLHKKKSKSLPKSVLNIKPLPKLVAAGNCKPGVVACVEFHPTISAAVVAGHTGVVSLFSVGGKENTQLHRFRLKQWKINALQFTPDGSEAMITSSTNHAFCVYNLVKAEHKLFQLPQVVKHPMFLKISSDGKFMATSDGYYEVYLLSTASKELLRTLKHNSRVVSVIFSHDCTQLYCYSREGEITVWDLSTYRPLKKFQDEGCVTGSCLTTSPCGKLLAAGSGEGIVNIYQTENLTVTEPTPLKVISNLSTRISNLKFNATTEILSVTSGYCSNAVKLVHIPSYHVYSNFPNPKFDLHRVNLVNFSPNSGYMALSNNMGSVYLYRLKYYKNY; via the exons ATGAAGCGAAAATCTTCTACACTACAAGAAGATGAAGAGAG GGTTTCACAGCTGCTGtttaataaatcacaaaaactTGTGGATAGCTTAAATCCCAAGCTTGAAGAAGAACAGGAACTGAATCTGACACCAGCATGGgttgatgaagatgatgaaaaCATTAGTGCCAAAAGTGATGTCAACACAAAAAGTGCAATTTTGtacaaagaaaaacttaaacaGAAATATGAGAATTTAATGGGAACTCCAAGCTGGGCCAAACTCAATGATAAAAGCAAAGAAGAAGATGATAATGAAGATGAAATATTAAGAACTGTAGGCCACTTGCATAAAAAGAAATCGAAGTCTCTCCCGAAAAGcgttttaaacattaaacccTTGCCAAAGTTGGTTGCGGCAGGTAATTGTAAACCAGGGGTTGTGGCCTGTGTTGAGTTCCACCCTACAATAAGTGCAGCTGTTGTTGCTGGGCACACTGGTGTTGTATCATTATTCTCTGTAGGTGGGAAGGAAAATACCCAGTTACACAGATTTAGATTGAAACAATGGAAAATTAATGCTCTGCAATTCACTCCAGACGGCTCGGAAGCAATGATCACTTCTAGCACTAACCATGCATTCTGTGTATACAACCTCGTAAAGGCTGAGCACAAGTTGTTTCAATTACCACAAGTAGTAAAACATCCAATGTTTTTAAAGATATCAAGTGATGGTAAATTCATGGCAACTTCTGATGGATATTATGAGGTATACTTGTTAAGCACTGCCTCTAAAGAACTACTAAGAACTCTTAAACATAATTCCAGAGTGGTATCAGTCATATTTAGTCATGACTGCACACAACTGTACTGTTACAGTAGGGAAGGTGAAATAACTGTTTGGGACCTATCAACTTACCGACCCTTGAAAAAGTTCCAAGACGAAGGTTGTGTAACTGGCTCTTGTCTGACCACAAGCCCTTGTGGAAAACTTCTAGCAGCAGGAAGTGGAGAGGGAATTGTCAACATTTATCAGACAGAGAACCTTACTGTCACCGAGCCAACACCATTGAAGGTTATTTCGAATTTGTCTACAAGAATAAGTAATCTTAAATTTAATGCAACTACCGAAATTCTGTCAGTAACATCAGGATATTGTTCAAATGCAGTGAAACTAGTACATATACCTTCTTACCATGTTTACTCAAATTTCCCCAACCCTAAGTTTGATCTTCATCGGGTGAATCTAGTGAACTTTTCACCCAACAGTGGGTACATGGCACTCAGCAACAACATGGGAAGTGTGTATTTATATAGACTTAAGTATTAtaagaattattaa
- the LOC113500838 gene encoding tubulin-specific chaperone D has product MVGLDTDMNRDDECDNIGLGCALEHFSEVEDVLNMIDNVKNIYNTPSLEAEYDKLYGILKQYYEQPHLLDPHLDKMLSKFLSLIKDKDSPVELKHATFNYMYQIIRVRGYKVVIRHLPHEVSDLLTVLTFLEAQDPNDKETWRSRFVLLLWLSIVVIIPFHMSRLDGFAPGQPDADGSKKLTVMERIFNICKTYAMCRDSCAEASAYLASKFLIRSDVKELYMSAFFDWACDLHSNLKEEETIHYGVLAAVAAVLKHGKRDDLLPLAPKLLEWVTKQNYNNHSAMLVRKYGVKIVQRIGLTFLRPRVVSWRYTRGSRSLAVTLGGVAAAGDTEPTATAPPDDDDHDIPQEVEDVVELLLCSLRDDDTVVRWSAAKGVGRIGARLPALAAADVCDSVLSLFAENERETAWHGGCMALAELARRGLLSPAQVRGGVAGAARALRRDEPRAAAGGGGGRAARDAACHAAWAFARAYDAPALAPYATQLANALITTACFDREINCRRAASAAYQENVGRHGLFPHGIEVLTTADFQSVGPRNNAYLVIAPQVAAFPEYTQPLVDHLVDLKVEHWDYAIREIAAKALNKLTDKIPDYVATTVLPKLVKKTESIDLNVRHGAILAIGEAIYALSQCKLPNGKAADSLISGEVSQAVRGLAGALRARQQFRGLGGELMRQACCHCIAQLARAAAPYHGHDIIDDWLNLIEECLSHEVQIIREKAIYALPLVFDQYLRDDNLKYGDITVKEKRKQLIEKYCSQLSNTGVNGLVLRMGYARAVGSLPKSVLTEHLPIVIKSLIDCTKLAEGTQKWAEARRDAVVGLTEVCQTQGIVNGVENYVGEIVAALLDCLSEYTIDMRGDIGAWVREASMTGLLSISRQCAIEAPHLNSPQVIKEIMCGVAQQAVEKIDRTRAHAGRIFTSLIYNDPPISNIPHHEALKRIFPCEEVELKPQSKDVDDNEQTMTSENSNVVLWLFPGHTMPRFVQLLNYSDYRYNVIKGLVVSAGELTESLVKHTTQSLYAYLNTLHSDKEMLTSICDTIIQVFADNLHVKRITGPMFNFLDRLLSSGSISPILDDPDSKFAMDILKYLQLELRGGKNIYKLLDSINVLCQLIQVGGGVCSRSLGQLVVYLCYADRYVRRCAAARLYEALTLYGDAAAVPQGDVDQVLSVLAETDWEKEVSELRPIRNDLCDLLRIKQPVMKQKPT; this is encoded by the exons atggttGGTTTGGACACCGACATGAACCGGGACGACGAATGCGACAATATTGGTTTGGGATGTGCTCTAGAGCACTTCTCAGAGGTGGAAGATGTGTTAAACATGATCGAcaatgtgaaaaatatttataacacgcCATCATTAGAAGCCGAATATGATAAGCTTTACGGTATCCTGAAGCAATATTATGAACAGCCACACTTGCTCGATCCCCACTTGGATAAAATGTTGTCAAAGTTTCTGAGCCTGATCAAAGATAAAGACTCGCCGGTTGAGTTAAAGCATGCTACTTTTAATTACATGTATCAAATCATAAGAGTGAGGGGCTACAAGGTTGTCATTAGGCATCTTCCTCATGAG GTTTCAGATCTGCTGACAGTATTGACATTCCTGGAGGCTCAGGATCCCAATGATAAGGAAACTTGGAGGAGCAGATTTGTACTGCTGTTGTGGCTCTCTATTGTAGTTATCATTCCTTTTCACATGAGCAGACTTGATGGTTTTGCACCGGGACAACCAG atGCTGATGGGTCAAAGAAGTTGACAGTTATGGAAAGGATATTCAATATCTGTAAAACTTATGCTATGTGTAGAGATTCCTGTGCTGAAGCCAGTGCCTATTTAGCTTCTAAGTTTCTCATAAG atCTGATGTAAAGGAACTATACATGAGTGCTTTCTTTGACTGGGCCTGTGATCTACATTCCAATCTGAAAGAAGAAGAAACTATCCACTATGGTGTACTAGCAGCAGTTGCAGCGGTCTTGAAGCATGGGAAAAGAGATGACCTATTGCCTTTGGCACCAAAGTTACTGGAGTGGGTGACCAAACAAAACTATAACAACCATTCAGCTATGTTGGTCAGAAAATACGGAGTTAAGATAGTGCAGAGAATTG GTTTAACATTCCTTCGGCCACGCGTGGTGTCCTGGCGCTACACGCGCGGCTCCCGCTCACTGGCCGTGACGCTGGGCGGAGTAGCGGCCGCCGGCGACACCGAGCCCACAGCTACCGCACCACCCGATGATGATGACCACGACATCCCTCAAGAG GTAGAGGATGTAGTGGAGCTGCTGTTATGTTCTCTACGCGATGACGACACTGTAGTGCGATGGTCCGCCGCTAAAGGGGTCGGCCGTATTGGAGCTCGCCTgcccgcgctggccgccgccgaCGTCTGTGACAGTGTGCTGTCACTGTTCGCCGAAAATGAGCGGGAAACTGCATGGCATGGTGGCTGTATGGCGTTAGCGGAACTTG CTCGCCGCGGGCTGCTGTCCCCGGCGCAGGTGCGCGGCGgcgtggcgggcgcggcgcgcgcgctgcgGCGGGACGAGCcccgcgcggcggcgggcggcggcggcggccgcgcggcCCGGGACGCCGCCTGCCACGCCGCCTGGGCCTTCGCCCGGGCGTACGACGCGCCCGCACTCGCGCCCTACGCCACGCAGCTCGCTAATGCATTGATTACCACTGCCTGCTTCGATCGCGAG ATAAACTGCCGCCGAGCTGCCTCCGCAGCTTACCAAGAGAATGTCGGTAGACACGGCTTATTTCCACACGGTATCGAGGTCCTAACAACAGCTGACTTCCAGTCAGTGGGGCCCAGGAACAACGCGTACCTCGTCATCGCGCCTCAAGTAGCCGCTTTCCCCGAGTACACTCAGCCACTTGTCGACCATCTCGTAGACTTGAAAGTGGAACACTGGGATTATGCCATCCGCGAAATCGCTGCAAAAGCTCTTAACAAGCTGACTGACAAG aTTCCTGACTACGTTGCGACGACAGTACTTCCGAAGCTGGTGAAGAAGACCGAGTCCATTGATCTGAATGTTCGACATGGAGCAATCCTCGCTATCGGTGAAGCTATTTATGCCTTGTCGCAGTGCAAATTGCCAAATG GCAAGGCGGCGGACTCCCTGATCTCGGGCGAGGTGTCGCAGGCAGTCCGCGggctggcgggcgcgctgcgGGCGCGGCAGCAGTTCCGCGGGCTGGGCGGCGAGCTCATGCGCCAGGCCTGCTGCCACTGCATCGCCCAGCtggcccgcgccgccgcgccatACCACGGACATGATATCATCG ATGATTGGCTAAACTTGATTGAAGAATGTCTCTCACACGAAGTTCAGATTATCCGCGAGAAGGCAATCTACGCATTGCCTTTGGTGTTTGATCAGTATTTACGCGATGACAATCTGAAATACGGTGATATCACTGTTAAGGAGAAGCGTAAGCAACTAATTGAGAAGTACTGCAGTCAATTGAGCAATACCGGTGTTAACGGCCTGGTGCTGAGGATGGGGTATGCTAGGGCTGTTG gaTCCCTCCCAAAATCGGTGCTAACCGAACACTTACCGATTGTGATTAAGTCGTTAATCGATTGCACTAAGCTCGCTGAAGGCACCCAGAAATGGGCCGAAGCTCGTCGCGACGCCGTCGTCGGTCTAACAGAGGTGTGCCAAACACAGGGCATTGTGAATGGCGTAGAGAACTATGTAGGAGAGATCGTGGCTGCGCTTCTAGACTGTTTGTCTGAGTATACCATCGATATGAGAGGTGATATCGGTGCTTGGGTGAGGGAGGCCAGTATGACag GTCTGTTATCCATCAGCCGTCAATGTGCCATCGAAGCTCCTCACCTGAACTCGCCACAAGTGATCAAGGAAATCATGTGCGGCGTCGCTCAACAAGCGGTCGAAAAAATTGACCGAACAAGAGCACATGCAGGCAGAATCTTCACTTCCTTGATCTACAA TGATCCTCCGATTTCGAACATACCGCACCACGAGGCCTTAAAGCGTATATTCCCGTGCGAAGAAGTTGAATTGAAGCCTCAATCTAAAGACGTTGATGATAATGAACAGACGATGACCAGTGAGAATTCCAACGTTGTGTTATGGTTGTTCCCGGGGCATACGATGCCGAGATTCGTGCAACTTCTCAACTATTCCGACTACAGATACAATGTTATTAAGGGATTGGTGGTCAGTGCTGGCGAATTGACCGAGAGCTTA GTAAAACACACAACACAATCTCTCTACGCATATTTGAATACGCTACACAGCGACAAGGAAATGTTGACGTCAATTTGTGACACGATTATTCAAGTATTTGCCGACAACTTACACGTCAAGAGGATTACAGGACCTATGTTCAATTTCTTGGATCGGTTATTGAGTTCAG GTTCAATTTCGCCGATACTAGATGACCCAGATTCTAAGTTCGCTATGGATATATTGAAATACTTGCAACTGGAATTGCGCGGAGGGAAGAATATTTACAAGCTTTTGGATTCCATCAATGTTTTGTGTCAATTGATTCAG GTGGGCGGCGGCGTGTGCTCGCGCTCGCTGGGGCAGCTGGTGGTGTACCTGTGCTACGCGGACCGCTACGTGCGccgctgcgccgccgcgcgcctgTACGAGGCGCTCACGCTGTACGGGGACGCCGCCGCCGTGCCGCAGGGGGACGTCGACCAG GTACTATCAGTTCTGGCGGAAACCGACTGGGAAAAGGAAGTGTCTGAACTGAGGCCAATCAGGAACGACCTTTGTGATCTCCTGCGTATTAAACAACCAGTCATGAAACAGAAGCCAACGTAA